The following proteins come from a genomic window of Ilumatobacter coccineus YM16-304:
- a CDS encoding type I polyketide synthase, which produces MSRFAPIAIVGRACVLPGALSPTALWDRVAAGDDLISRVPADRWKMDPADVMCDATGTDSTDRTWSDRGGYVHDFDAVFDPTGFEIPADEIRSLDPVFQWTFHTAREALRDAGHDGLDPARFGAIFGNLSFPSAGMADFVEAVTLRDLGVASRDGAIDLAGARNRFTSGLPALLLERALGLGRGAFALDAACASSLYAIKLACDRLHHGTADLMLAGAVNCADDLFIHEGFTALNALSRTGRSRPFHPDADGLVPAEGCGFVTLRRLDDAVADGDTIHGIIRGVGLSNDGRGRGMLVPSSDGQVRAMSEAFEVAGLDPTDVTLLECHATGTPIGDATELESSAQVYGECRDVPIGSLKSNTGHLITAAGVAGVIKVIEAMRHQVRPPTLHVEQTIDALDRSPFRVLRDAEPWNRDDSPDGVLRAGVSAFGFGGNNAHLVIEEPASAAALVGRVADEPRAACPIAIVGIGITAASAVGREAFTDAIIDATSCLDDDGLGRMPDIELRLAAQKFPPNDLKAALAQQLAMLQVADEALDESGTLPRDRTGVYVGMGTDPQAARFGIRWRVATLARKLGHDADWVAEARDAIGPALGAPGVLGTMPNLVANRLNSQFDVAGPSFTVSAEEHSGLDALGLAVRSLRVGDIDAALVGAVDLSCDPAHRAATDLIDDVSRPPGDAAVMLVVKRLDDAERDGNTIHAVICDDQVDTTGDLRLDAHVTDLFGHAHAASGLVHVAAAAVALRHRTTVGGAPLLASNPESGSGLPDGAGPRTVSVETAAIDGIVPRSILLAEASDHRAPSRTAPPKLHVFSGTDAASVLAALDSGRASDVGPARLVIVADSEEQFAERAERARRHIADGRPAGSGISYRSTPLDGEMAFVFTAGGAAYHGMGTQLLRALPELATPISTHFPLGDVSRWVHDPAHEPLPADYLWGTALLSQAHAQLTLGLLGLRPTAAIGYSSGETNSLYAFGVWTDMDAMRREIVDTGMLDREIGVEFAAVARAWEVDHVDWAVWNILAPVDDVRAAIADEPHVHLMLINTARDVVISGDAGLCRRLVEEFGTQRCRPVGYNLACHVPEVRAAFHEPWLAVHTRQVTPAEGVRFYSNGVGGAYDVSTEACAEAITAQAENTVDFPATIRAAYDDGVRVFVEHGPSSACSNFINEILDGHDVLAVHLDRRDSDIEQIFEVCAALVAAGIAVDHEALTERLRPAEPSEVTHDGPVMSFPAHPEPARLPAPPAQQLQPMPPAPTLPSVFATVTPPPTAEPTGAAATLLAQITAMTELHDAFVAQQAAMHERFLATRGNSLALLTHNGLRIAVDEPPPPAAPPPPAVPTLPGPKWDKTQLQIHSSGRISELFGPMFEPQDQYAIQCRMPEPPLLLADRVTGLDAEPGVLGTGTIWTETDVERDAWYLNGGYMPAGFMIESGQADLLLISYMGIDLLNQGERAYRLLGCTLVYHGDLPTAGDTLEYEIRITGHAKHGDIRLFFFEYDCIVDGARRLTVRDAQAGFFTGQELRDAQGALWTPESGASALRADARVDPPVIDGTKRSFGRDEVRAFSEGRVVDCFGPGFEWAHTHTRTPTIQAGDQLFIDEVTEFDPRGGPWGRGFMRCETTVADDAWFFDGHFKNDPCMPGNFMVEACIEAMSFYLAATGHTARADGWRFQPLPEQPFELKCRGEINPQTEQMAYELYVEEIWDGPHPTIICDVLGFVDGKPAFHAHRIGVELVPGWPLTTMPEVAERPVAAPATEVVVATDAHGFPFDWKAMISCAWGKPSDAFGSMYADFDPTRRSPRLPGEPYHFISRVTSIDGELDDCRAGMKIVCDYDIPDDAWYFDENGAEVMPYAVLLEAALQPCGWVASAVGSVTDSTDDMLFRNLDGTGTLVSELTRTSGTLTTRVELTSVSRAGGMIVEGFEVECSLGDRVVYTMSTVFGFFPPAAFEDQVGLPITDAHRATLALADGSDSTTTDLTLRPERYCSGSARLAGDMLLMLDRATHLRGAGADGLGVVVGEKDVDVSEWFFKAHFFQDPVQPGSLGIEALLQLLQFFMLDTDMDAGLTDARFEPILLGAPMTWTYRGQVTPKNSAITTVMEITEVGVDDHGPFVIGAGSLWCDGLRIYEVSNMGMRLVTDTLEIPLAITVDRERYPQLVDHAIDGTPVVPVVLVLEWFTRLANAQASGLHLARLTDLRVLSGLVVDGYDTGGHLDLGASVRTSTETADGRTLALELTDAATGRVHYRCNAELTPEPPRHAAFEPAAESEPGETWTGEIYGGEILFHGPAFQVIENVSSVSATGLDAELSGLHEAGWPDEPWATDPALLDGALQLALLWTDRQLGGPSLPTAIGSVRVFDAPGRGPYAATVTGRRATATMVACDISIRSATGSLVALLEGVETHKLPPTA; this is translated from the coding sequence ATGAGCCGATTCGCGCCGATCGCAATTGTCGGTCGCGCCTGCGTGCTGCCCGGTGCGCTGTCGCCGACCGCGCTCTGGGATCGTGTGGCCGCCGGCGACGATCTGATCTCACGCGTCCCCGCCGACCGGTGGAAAATGGACCCCGCCGACGTCATGTGCGACGCCACCGGTACCGACAGCACCGACCGGACCTGGTCGGATCGAGGCGGCTACGTCCACGACTTCGACGCGGTCTTCGATCCCACCGGATTCGAGATCCCGGCCGACGAGATCCGCTCGCTCGACCCCGTGTTCCAGTGGACGTTCCACACAGCGCGCGAAGCGCTGCGCGACGCGGGGCACGACGGGCTCGATCCGGCTCGCTTCGGCGCGATCTTCGGCAACCTGTCGTTCCCGTCGGCGGGCATGGCCGACTTCGTCGAAGCCGTGACGCTCCGCGACCTCGGCGTCGCATCGCGCGATGGCGCCATCGACCTCGCCGGTGCCCGGAATCGCTTCACGTCGGGCCTGCCCGCCCTGTTGCTCGAACGAGCCCTCGGATTGGGGCGAGGCGCGTTCGCCCTGGATGCGGCATGTGCGAGCAGCCTGTACGCGATCAAGCTGGCCTGTGACCGCCTCCACCACGGCACCGCTGATCTCATGCTCGCCGGAGCGGTCAACTGCGCCGACGACCTGTTCATCCACGAGGGATTCACGGCGCTCAACGCGTTGAGCCGCACCGGTCGGTCGCGGCCGTTCCATCCCGATGCCGACGGGCTCGTCCCCGCCGAAGGCTGCGGATTCGTCACGCTGCGCCGCCTCGACGACGCCGTCGCCGACGGTGACACGATCCACGGCATCATCCGCGGTGTCGGCTTGTCGAACGACGGGCGAGGCCGCGGGATGTTGGTGCCGTCGAGCGACGGCCAGGTCCGAGCGATGAGCGAAGCGTTCGAGGTGGCCGGCCTCGACCCGACCGATGTGACGCTGCTCGAATGTCACGCCACAGGCACCCCGATCGGTGACGCCACCGAACTCGAGTCGAGCGCACAGGTCTACGGCGAGTGCCGCGACGTGCCGATCGGATCGCTGAAGTCGAACACCGGACACCTCATCACCGCCGCAGGTGTCGCCGGCGTGATCAAGGTGATCGAGGCGATGCGCCACCAGGTTCGGCCACCGACGCTGCACGTCGAGCAGACCATCGACGCGCTCGACCGATCGCCGTTCCGCGTGCTCCGCGACGCCGAGCCCTGGAACCGCGACGACAGCCCCGACGGCGTGTTGCGGGCCGGCGTGTCGGCGTTCGGCTTCGGCGGCAACAACGCGCACCTCGTCATCGAAGAACCCGCGTCGGCGGCGGCGCTCGTCGGACGAGTCGCCGACGAACCCCGGGCTGCGTGCCCGATCGCGATCGTCGGCATCGGCATCACTGCCGCATCGGCCGTCGGACGCGAGGCGTTCACCGACGCGATCATCGATGCCACATCGTGCCTCGACGACGACGGGCTCGGCCGCATGCCCGACATCGAACTGCGCCTCGCCGCACAGAAGTTCCCGCCCAACGACCTGAAGGCTGCGCTCGCGCAGCAGCTCGCGATGCTCCAGGTCGCCGACGAGGCGCTCGACGAGTCGGGGACGCTCCCCCGCGACCGGACCGGGGTGTACGTCGGCATGGGCACCGACCCGCAAGCGGCGCGCTTCGGAATCCGCTGGCGTGTCGCCACGCTGGCTCGGAAGCTCGGTCACGACGCCGACTGGGTCGCCGAGGCGCGCGACGCGATCGGACCCGCGCTCGGCGCTCCCGGCGTGCTCGGCACGATGCCGAACCTCGTGGCCAACCGGCTCAACAGTCAGTTCGACGTCGCCGGCCCCAGCTTCACGGTCAGCGCCGAGGAGCACAGCGGACTCGACGCGCTCGGGCTCGCCGTCCGGTCCCTTCGAGTCGGCGACATCGACGCGGCACTCGTCGGCGCAGTCGACCTCTCCTGCGACCCCGCCCATCGCGCCGCTACCGACCTGATCGACGACGTGTCCCGACCTCCCGGTGACGCTGCCGTGATGCTGGTCGTCAAACGACTCGACGATGCCGAACGCGACGGCAACACGATCCATGCCGTGATCTGCGACGACCAGGTCGACACCACCGGCGACCTGCGCCTCGACGCCCACGTGACCGATCTGTTCGGACACGCGCACGCAGCGTCGGGCCTGGTACACGTCGCTGCCGCTGCCGTGGCGCTTCGACATCGGACCACCGTCGGAGGCGCACCGTTGCTCGCCTCGAACCCGGAATCGGGCAGCGGGCTCCCCGACGGTGCCGGACCGAGAACCGTGTCGGTCGAGACCGCCGCCATCGACGGGATCGTGCCGCGCTCGATCCTGCTGGCCGAGGCGAGCGACCACCGTGCGCCCAGCCGCACCGCACCACCGAAGCTGCACGTGTTCTCCGGAACCGATGCTGCGTCCGTGCTGGCGGCACTCGACAGCGGCCGAGCATCCGATGTGGGCCCCGCTCGACTCGTGATCGTCGCCGACAGCGAGGAGCAGTTCGCCGAGCGTGCCGAGCGTGCCCGCCGGCACATCGCCGACGGCCGTCCCGCCGGCTCGGGGATCAGCTACCGCTCGACTCCGCTCGACGGCGAGATGGCGTTCGTGTTCACCGCCGGCGGAGCGGCCTATCACGGCATGGGCACACAGCTGCTCCGTGCGCTTCCCGAGTTGGCCACGCCGATCTCCACGCACTTCCCGCTCGGCGACGTGTCGCGGTGGGTCCACGACCCCGCCCACGAGCCGCTCCCCGCCGACTACCTGTGGGGCACCGCACTGCTCAGCCAGGCGCACGCTCAGCTGACGCTCGGGCTGCTCGGGCTGCGTCCGACGGCCGCCATCGGCTACTCGTCGGGCGAGACCAACTCGCTGTACGCATTCGGTGTCTGGACCGACATGGACGCCATGCGTCGCGAAATCGTCGACACCGGCATGCTCGACCGCGAGATCGGTGTCGAGTTCGCGGCCGTCGCCCGAGCGTGGGAGGTCGACCACGTCGACTGGGCGGTGTGGAACATCCTCGCGCCGGTCGACGACGTGCGCGCCGCGATCGCCGACGAGCCGCACGTGCACCTGATGCTCATCAACACGGCACGCGACGTCGTGATCAGCGGCGACGCCGGGTTGTGTCGACGACTCGTCGAGGAGTTCGGAACGCAGCGCTGCCGACCGGTCGGCTACAACCTGGCCTGCCACGTTCCGGAGGTGCGCGCCGCGTTCCACGAACCCTGGCTCGCGGTACACACCCGGCAGGTCACGCCTGCCGAGGGCGTCCGGTTCTACTCGAACGGCGTCGGCGGCGCCTACGACGTGAGCACCGAGGCCTGCGCCGAGGCGATCACGGCACAAGCGGAGAACACCGTCGACTTCCCTGCGACCATTCGCGCCGCGTACGACGACGGAGTCCGGGTCTTCGTCGAACACGGCCCGTCGAGCGCCTGCAGCAACTTCATCAACGAGATCCTCGACGGCCACGACGTGCTGGCCGTACATCTCGACCGACGCGACAGCGACATCGAGCAGATCTTCGAAGTGTGTGCCGCCCTCGTCGCCGCCGGCATCGCTGTCGACCACGAGGCGCTCACCGAACGTCTTCGACCCGCCGAGCCGTCGGAGGTCACGCACGACGGCCCGGTGATGTCGTTCCCGGCCCATCCCGAACCGGCCCGCCTCCCGGCGCCACCCGCGCAGCAGCTGCAGCCGATGCCACCGGCGCCCACGCTCCCGTCGGTCTTCGCCACGGTCACACCGCCGCCGACCGCCGAGCCGACCGGTGCGGCAGCGACACTCCTCGCGCAGATCACGGCGATGACCGAACTGCACGATGCGTTCGTGGCCCAGCAAGCGGCGATGCACGAGCGCTTCCTGGCCACCCGCGGCAACTCGCTCGCCCTCCTCACGCACAACGGCCTGAGGATCGCGGTCGACGAGCCGCCCCCACCAGCCGCGCCACCTCCGCCAGCCGTGCCGACGCTGCCCGGACCGAAGTGGGACAAAACCCAGCTGCAGATCCACTCGTCGGGCCGGATCTCCGAGCTGTTCGGACCGATGTTCGAGCCGCAGGACCAGTACGCCATCCAGTGCCGCATGCCGGAACCGCCGCTGCTCCTCGCCGACCGGGTCACCGGCCTCGATGCCGAGCCGGGCGTGCTCGGCACTGGCACCATCTGGACCGAGACCGACGTCGAACGCGATGCCTGGTATCTCAACGGCGGCTACATGCCCGCCGGGTTCATGATCGAATCGGGCCAAGCCGACCTGCTGCTGATCAGCTACATGGGCATCGACTTGCTCAATCAGGGCGAGCGCGCCTACCGACTCCTCGGTTGCACCCTCGTGTACCACGGCGACCTGCCGACGGCCGGCGACACGCTCGAGTACGAGATCCGCATCACCGGGCACGCGAAGCACGGCGACATCCGGCTCTTCTTCTTCGAGTACGACTGCATCGTCGACGGGGCACGACGGCTGACCGTCCGCGACGCGCAGGCCGGGTTCTTCACCGGCCAGGAACTCCGAGACGCCCAGGGCGCGCTCTGGACTCCCGAGTCCGGGGCGTCAGCACTTCGAGCCGATGCTCGCGTCGATCCTCCGGTCATCGACGGCACGAAGCGGTCGTTCGGGCGCGACGAGGTGCGTGCCTTCAGCGAAGGCCGCGTCGTCGACTGCTTCGGACCGGGTTTCGAATGGGCCCACACCCACACCCGCACCCCCACCATCCAGGCCGGCGACCAACTGTTCATCGACGAGGTCACCGAGTTCGATCCGCGAGGCGGGCCGTGGGGGCGTGGGTTCATGCGCTGCGAGACCACCGTGGCCGACGACGCCTGGTTCTTCGATGGACACTTCAAGAACGACCCGTGCATGCCCGGCAACTTCATGGTCGAAGCGTGCATCGAGGCGATGTCGTTCTATCTCGCAGCAACCGGCCACACCGCCCGCGCCGACGGGTGGCGCTTCCAGCCGTTGCCCGAGCAGCCCTTCGAGCTGAAGTGTCGTGGTGAGATCAACCCGCAGACCGAGCAGATGGCGTACGAGCTGTACGTCGAGGAGATCTGGGACGGGCCGCATCCGACGATCATCTGCGACGTGCTCGGTTTCGTCGATGGCAAGCCGGCGTTCCACGCGCATCGGATCGGCGTCGAGCTCGTTCCGGGCTGGCCGCTCACCACGATGCCCGAGGTCGCCGAACGACCTGTCGCCGCGCCCGCCACCGAGGTGGTCGTCGCCACCGACGCCCACGGCTTCCCGTTCGACTGGAAGGCGATGATCTCGTGTGCGTGGGGCAAGCCGTCGGACGCGTTCGGGTCGATGTATGCCGACTTCGACCCGACCAGGCGCTCGCCGCGCCTGCCGGGCGAGCCGTACCACTTCATCAGTCGCGTGACGAGCATCGACGGCGAACTCGACGACTGCAGAGCCGGCATGAAGATCGTCTGCGACTACGACATCCCCGACGACGCCTGGTACTTCGACGAGAACGGTGCGGAAGTCATGCCGTACGCGGTGCTGCTCGAAGCCGCGTTGCAACCGTGTGGCTGGGTGGCGTCGGCCGTCGGGTCGGTCACCGACAGCACCGACGACATGCTGTTCCGCAACCTCGACGGCACCGGCACGCTCGTGAGCGAACTCACCCGCACCTCCGGCACTCTCACCACCCGAGTCGAACTCACCAGCGTGTCACGCGCCGGCGGCATGATCGTCGAAGGATTCGAGGTGGAGTGCTCGCTCGGCGATCGCGTCGTCTACACGATGTCCACGGTGTTCGGGTTCTTCCCGCCTGCAGCGTTCGAAGACCAGGTCGGCCTGCCGATCACCGACGCTCACCGAGCCACGCTCGCGCTGGCCGATGGCAGCGACAGCACCACGACCGATCTGACGTTGCGACCGGAACGGTACTGCTCGGGTTCTGCTCGCCTCGCCGGCGACATGCTGCTGATGCTCGATCGCGCCACGCATCTCCGAGGTGCTGGGGCAGATGGTCTGGGTGTGGTCGTCGGCGAGAAGGACGTCGACGTCTCCGAGTGGTTCTTCAAGGCCCACTTCTTCCAGGATCCGGTGCAGCCCGGCTCGCTCGGCATCGAAGCGCTGCTCCAGCTGCTGCAGTTCTTCATGCTCGACACCGACATGGACGCGGGCCTCACCGACGCCCGTTTCGAGCCGATCCTGCTCGGCGCACCGATGACGTGGACCTACCGCGGCCAGGTCACCCCGAAGAACTCGGCGATCACCACGGTGATGGAGATCACCGAGGTCGGCGTCGACGACCATGGTCCGTTCGTGATCGGCGCCGGATCGCTGTGGTGCGACGGCCTGCGCATCTACGAGGTGTCGAACATGGGCATGCGGCTGGTCACCGACACGCTCGAGATCCCGCTCGCGATCACGGTCGACCGTGAGCGGTACCCGCAGCTCGTCGACCACGCGATCGACGGCACGCCCGTCGTACCGGTGGTGCTGGTGCTCGAATGGTTCACCCGGTTGGCGAACGCACAGGCCAGCGGGCTGCATCTCGCACGGTTGACCGACCTCCGAGTCCTCAGCGGCCTCGTCGTCGACGGGTATGACACCGGCGGCCACCTCGACCTCGGGGCATCGGTCCGAACGTCGACCGAGACCGCCGACGGCCGCACGCTCGCGCTCGAACTCACCGACGCGGCGACCGGCCGAGTCCACTACCGGTGCAACGCCGAACTCACCCCCGAGCCGCCTCGCCATGCCGCGTTCGAGCCGGCGGCGGAGTCCGAGCCCGGTGAGACCTGGACCGGTGAGATCTATGGCGGCGAGATCCTGTTCCACGGTCCGGCCTTCCAGGTCATCGAGAACGTCTCGTCGGTCTCGGCAACCGGCCTCGACGCCGAACTCTCCGGACTCCACGAAGCCGGGTGGCCCGACGAGCCGTGGGCGACCGATCCGGCCCTCCTCGACGGCGCGCTGCAACTCGCCCTGCTCTGGACCGACCGGCAACTCGGTGGCCCTTCGCTCCCCACTGCCATCGGTAGCGTCCGCGTGTTCGATGCCCCCGGCCGGGGTCCGTACGCCGCCACGGTCACCGGACGGCGTGCCACCGCCACCATGGTCGCCTGCGACATCTCGATCCGATCGGCAACCGGCTCACTTGTCGCACTGCTCGAAGGCGTCGAAACGCACAAGCTCCCGCCGACGGCATAG